A single region of the Clostridia bacterium genome encodes:
- a CDS encoding RecX family transcriptional regulator, with protein METRLQKRGFSGEEIAETVLFLKEQGYVNDQAFAKHWLHDHIAHKPWGPFRLAHELRNRGIDHDTINSLLQEMLPPDKVKARILAVGSSYYRKHKGQSACRAVARYLARLGYDASDIAQVLEKLCDSTSGLA; from the coding sequence TTGGAAACAAGGTTACAAAAGCGCGGTTTTAGTGGAGAAGAAATAGCTGAAACTGTCCTATTCCTTAAAGAGCAGGGATACGTAAACGACCAGGCTTTTGCTAAGCATTGGCTCCATGATCACATCGCGCATAAACCTTGGGGTCCGTTTCGTCTGGCCCATGAACTAAGAAATAGGGGTATTGATCACGATACTATTAATTCGCTTTTACAAGAAATGTTGCCACCAGATAAAGTTAAAGCAAGGATTCTGGCGGTAGGGTCATCATATTATCGCAAGCATAAGGGGCAATCAGCTTGCCGTGCTGTGGCCAGGTATTTGGCGCGACTGGGCTATGACGCTTCCGACATAGCCCAAGTTTTGGAGAAGCTTTGTGATTCCACATCTGGCCTAGCTTGA